In Pseudomonas sp. MYb327, one DNA window encodes the following:
- a CDS encoding MBL fold metallo-hydrolase produces the protein MIGFTSLKRVLLATTALGFAAHAAASTLTLDVYNPGDKAIFPVTSVLVSGEKEAILVDAQFGKSQAEQVVEKIRASGKQLTTIYISHGDPDYYFGLDTLTAAFPKAKVLASQPTVDHIKQTVDGKLAFWGPKMGADIPAKTIVPDVLKGDSLILEGQKLQVLGLEGKQPDRTFVWIPSIQAVVGGVVVAENIHVWMADTQTPQSHADWLATLHSIETLKPKTVVPGHYLGDSARSLAGVKFTADYIKAFDEETAKAKDSAALITAMKKRYPALGEESSLELSAKVAKGEMKWGE, from the coding sequence GGTTTCACTTCCCTCAAGCGCGTTTTACTGGCGACCACTGCCCTCGGTTTCGCCGCCCACGCAGCGGCATCGACATTGACCCTGGATGTCTATAACCCTGGCGATAAAGCGATTTTCCCGGTGACTTCAGTGCTGGTCAGCGGCGAAAAAGAGGCGATTCTGGTGGACGCCCAATTCGGCAAATCCCAGGCCGAACAAGTGGTGGAAAAAATCCGCGCCAGCGGCAAGCAACTGACCACTATCTACATCAGCCACGGCGACCCCGATTATTATTTCGGCCTCGACACCCTGACCGCTGCGTTCCCCAAAGCCAAAGTGCTGGCCTCGCAGCCGACGGTCGATCACATCAAGCAAACCGTCGACGGCAAACTCGCGTTTTGGGGCCCGAAAATGGGTGCGGATATTCCGGCCAAAACCATCGTGCCGGACGTGCTCAAGGGCGACAGCCTGATACTTGAAGGGCAGAAGTTGCAGGTGCTGGGTCTTGAGGGCAAGCAACCGGATCGCACCTTCGTCTGGATTCCATCGATCCAGGCCGTGGTCGGTGGCGTGGTCGTGGCAGAAAACATCCACGTGTGGATGGCCGACACACAAACGCCGCAATCCCATGCCGATTGGTTGGCTACCCTGCACTCAATCGAAACCCTGAAGCCGAAAACCGTCGTGCCGGGTCATTACTTGGGTGATAGCGCTCGTTCCCTGGCTGGCGTGAAATTCACCGCCGATTACATCAAGGCTTTCGACGAAGAAACGGCCAAGGCCAAGGATTCCGCTGCACTGATCACCGCAATGAAAAAACGCTACCCGGCACTGGGTGAAGAAAGCTCCCTGGAGCTGAGCGCCAAAGTCGCCAAGGGCGAGATGAAGTGGGGCGAATAA
- a CDS encoding LysR substrate-binding domain-containing protein has protein sequence MKRLPPLPALHTFLITAQCCNFTRAAEQLHITQGAVSRQIAGLEDHLGYELFIRQARGLDLTAEGREWLPRVQQIFGLIDEAVEQIGEKRETLQLKAPTCVMRWLLPRLLQWQKERPDVPVELTTTVKHGVDFHREQFDAAVMYGASPDASLVSQKLFDELLTPVCSRPMLEGPVPLQSPQDLEQHMLLHPTRDERDWKAWLATADVRLSNVSKGQHFETLDLAMSMASQGTGVAIGDWSLIGDDLSAGRLVMPFELKVKTGLAYYLVFPEKPGPSAKLRELMGWLVEQAQNR, from the coding sequence ATGAAACGACTGCCTCCCCTGCCGGCGCTGCACACTTTTCTGATTACCGCGCAGTGCTGCAATTTCACCCGGGCAGCCGAGCAACTGCACATCACCCAAGGCGCCGTGAGCCGGCAGATCGCCGGGCTGGAAGATCATCTGGGTTATGAACTGTTCATCCGCCAGGCCCGCGGCCTGGATCTCACTGCCGAGGGACGCGAGTGGTTGCCACGGGTGCAACAGATTTTCGGCTTGATCGACGAGGCCGTGGAGCAGATCGGCGAGAAGCGCGAAACCCTGCAACTGAAGGCCCCGACTTGCGTCATGCGCTGGCTGTTGCCACGGCTGTTGCAGTGGCAAAAAGAACGCCCGGACGTACCCGTTGAACTGACCACTACGGTCAAGCACGGCGTGGATTTTCATCGCGAGCAGTTCGATGCAGCGGTGATGTACGGTGCTTCGCCGGACGCTTCGTTGGTGTCACAAAAGCTGTTCGATGAGCTGCTGACGCCGGTGTGCTCCAGGCCAATGCTTGAAGGCCCCGTACCGCTGCAATCGCCGCAAGATCTGGAGCAGCACATGTTGCTGCACCCGACTCGGGATGAACGAGACTGGAAAGCCTGGCTGGCCACGGCGGATGTGCGCTTGAGCAATGTGAGCAAGGGCCAACATTTCGAAACACTGGACCTGGCGATGTCGATGGCGTCCCAGGGGACCGGCGTGGCGATTGGGGACTGGTCGTTGATTGGCGACGATTTGAGTGCCGGGCGACTGGTCATGCCGTTTGAATTGAAGGTGAAAACCGGGTTGGCGTATTACCTGGTGTTCCCGGAAAAACCCGGGCCTTCGGCGAAGTTGCGCGAGTTGATGGGGTGGTTAGTGGAACAAGCCCAGAATCGCTGA